Proteins from a single region of Stutzerimonas stutzeri:
- the murU gene encoding N-acetylmuramate alpha-1-phosphate uridylyltransferase MurU has translation MKAMILAAGKGERLRPLTLHTPKPLVRAAGVPLIEYHVRALAAAGFEELVINHAWLGQQIEDYLGDGSRFGVIIRYSAEGEPLETGGGIHRALGLLGGEPFLVVNGDIWTDYDFAQLRRPLQGLAHLVLVNNPSHHPQGDFSLVGSAVTEPAVNGDALTYSGISVLHPALFEGCQPGAFKLAPLLRGAMADGQVSGECFGGAWIDVGTHERLAEVEQLLEARR, from the coding sequence ATGAAGGCGATGATTCTGGCCGCCGGCAAGGGCGAGCGGCTGCGCCCGCTGACGCTGCACACGCCCAAACCCTTGGTTCGTGCTGCTGGCGTGCCGCTGATCGAGTACCACGTTCGTGCACTGGCAGCCGCGGGTTTCGAGGAGCTGGTGATCAACCACGCCTGGCTCGGCCAGCAGATCGAAGACTATCTGGGCGACGGCAGCCGTTTCGGCGTGATCATTCGCTATTCGGCAGAGGGCGAACCTCTGGAAACCGGTGGCGGGATTCACCGGGCGTTGGGGCTGCTCGGCGGTGAGCCGTTCCTGGTGGTCAACGGCGATATCTGGACCGACTACGATTTTGCCCAGCTGAGACGACCGCTTCAGGGGCTCGCGCATCTGGTGCTGGTGAACAATCCGTCGCACCACCCCCAGGGCGATTTCAGCCTTGTCGGATCGGCTGTCACGGAGCCTGCGGTCAATGGCGACGCGCTGACCTACAGTGGCATCTCCGTCTTGCATCCTGCGTTGTTCGAAGGCTGCCAACCGGGTGCGTTCAAGCTGGCGCCGTTGCTGCGCGGCGCCATGGCAGATGGGCAGGTGTCCGGCGAGTGCTTTGGCGGGGCCTGGATCGACGTGGGAACCCACGAGCGCCTGGCGGAAGTCGAGCAACTACTGGAGGCGCGACGCTGA
- a CDS encoding TerB family tellurite resistance protein: MFWPITLLGLLIGWLLASIPGALLGGLLGQVLDRRLGLDSWASLRKRLAGTPVLQGNELLFLLLGRLAKSGGRVAPAHIQAARDEMRRQGLDAVAQRQAIAAFNRGKASGDGLRDTLQRLRGQREESRRLIQACWHMARAQGQIGAREHELVLLWGKWLGWNAAEVAALDPGVTRRKEAPAGRGGAYEQALQLLGVHQDTDPQLIKRAYRRLLSKHHPDKQAGAGANAAQVRDATERTRELHSAYALIRERRGFR; encoded by the coding sequence ATGTTCTGGCCCATCACGCTGTTGGGGCTGCTGATCGGCTGGTTGCTGGCCAGCATTCCGGGGGCATTGCTCGGCGGTCTGCTGGGTCAGGTGCTGGATCGGCGTCTGGGGCTCGATTCGTGGGCCAGCCTGCGTAAGCGCCTGGCCGGCACGCCCGTCCTGCAAGGCAACGAATTACTCTTCTTGTTGCTGGGCCGTCTGGCCAAGAGTGGGGGACGAGTGGCCCCTGCGCATATCCAGGCCGCCCGCGACGAAATGCGCCGACAGGGGCTCGATGCCGTGGCGCAGCGCCAAGCCATCGCTGCGTTCAATCGTGGCAAGGCCAGCGGTGACGGCCTGCGCGACACCTTGCAGCGCCTGCGAGGCCAGCGCGAAGAGAGTCGTCGTTTGATCCAGGCTTGCTGGCACATGGCGCGCGCGCAGGGGCAAATCGGCGCTCGCGAACATGAGCTGGTGCTGCTCTGGGGCAAGTGGTTGGGTTGGAATGCAGCCGAGGTGGCGGCGCTAGATCCAGGCGTTACTCGGCGCAAGGAGGCGCCCGCCGGGCGTGGAGGTGCCTACGAACAGGCATTGCAGCTGCTTGGCGTGCATCAGGATACCGACCCGCAGTTGATCAAGCGTGCTTATCGGCGTCTGCTGAGCAAGCACCATCCGGACAAGCAGGCGGGGGCAGGCGCAAATGCAGCTCAGGTTCGCGATGCCACCGAGCGGACCCGCGAACTGCACAGCGCCTACGCACTGATACGCGAACGACGTGGTTTTCGCTGA
- a CDS encoding aminoglycoside phosphotransferase family protein, with protein sequence MPHQDQRLLDLSAWLEQQLPELFARSGWGDVPAAELTAASSDASFRRYFRWQGGERSLIVMDAPPPQEDCRPFVKVAQVLDDAGVHVPQILASDLERGFLLLPDLGRQTYLDVIDQSNAEQLFDDAVEALLKFQLQPVTQPMPAYDEALLRRELQLFPDWYVQRHLGHTFTEAQQAAWERICRQLIDSALAQPRVLVHRDYMPRNLMISEPNPGVLDFQDAVLGPVSYDITSLFKDAFLSWPEAQVQEWLEGYWRKARAAGVALPESLEEFLRASDLMGLQRHLKVIGIFARICHRDGKPRYLSDVPRFFAYIEAVLARRSELAELQQLLAELPREPQA encoded by the coding sequence ATGCCGCATCAAGATCAACGCCTGCTGGACCTTAGCGCCTGGCTGGAGCAACAACTGCCTGAACTCTTCGCACGCTCCGGCTGGGGCGATGTGCCAGCCGCCGAGCTCACGGCTGCCAGCAGCGATGCCAGCTTTCGGCGTTATTTTCGTTGGCAAGGGGGGGAGCGCAGTCTGATCGTGATGGATGCACCGCCGCCACAGGAAGACTGCCGGCCTTTCGTCAAGGTCGCTCAGGTGCTGGATGACGCCGGCGTGCATGTACCGCAGATACTGGCGTCTGATCTAGAACGCGGCTTCCTGCTGCTGCCTGATCTGGGCCGTCAGACTTATCTGGATGTCATCGATCAGAGCAATGCCGAGCAGCTATTCGATGATGCTGTGGAGGCCTTGCTGAAATTCCAGCTGCAGCCGGTGACACAGCCGATGCCGGCCTATGATGAAGCCTTGCTGCGCCGTGAACTGCAGCTGTTCCCCGACTGGTACGTGCAGCGCCATCTCGGCCATACGTTCACTGAAGCGCAGCAGGCTGCCTGGGAGCGTATCTGTCGGCAGCTGATCGACTCTGCGCTGGCGCAGCCGCGGGTGCTGGTACATCGCGACTACATGCCGCGCAATCTGATGATCAGTGAGCCCAACCCTGGCGTGCTGGATTTCCAGGACGCGGTGCTAGGCCCGGTCAGCTACGACATCACCTCGCTGTTCAAGGATGCCTTTCTCAGCTGGCCCGAGGCGCAGGTGCAGGAGTGGCTGGAAGGCTACTGGCGCAAGGCGCGTGCCGCTGGCGTCGCGCTGCCCGAGTCACTCGAAGAGTTCCTGCGTGCCAGTGACCTGATGGGGCTGCAGCGCCACCTGAAGGTGATCGGCATCTTCGCGCGAATCTGCCATCGCGACGGCAAGCCGCGTTATCTGTCCGATGTGCCGCGCTTCTTCGCTTATATCGAGGCCGTGCTGGCGCGCAGGTCGGAGCTGGCCGAGTTGCAGCAGCTGCTGGCTGAACTGCCGCGGGAACCGCAAGCATGA
- a CDS encoding alpha/beta hydrolase family protein, whose translation MRRLPALVLLFGVALGGGVPYMAAAQEPEAAQEAPADEPAATPRPSPHTRSQALAEGLQRQLEAAAQLQLGDEDKFLALWHPANTAKARGVLVIVPSEGETADWPRAIGPLRRGLPEHGWHTLSLTPADPALSPGPRPPAAETPTAEEKPESVEDTEPDATDAQPAAAQTTSAGYLPEQTAGADNDESTPTQDEQDTPSPTDAERMLARLDAAIEHARTLQAPMIVMVGHGTGAYWASQYLTQLQPKEVGQLIVIDPRAPSRPDQPIETYIAALKIGVGDFYTSTRRPAQEQALQRRNAARRADHPDYRQVALPAVENDRFGAQEQLVRRVRGWLDRKPAR comes from the coding sequence ATGCGTCGCTTGCCTGCCCTAGTGCTTTTGTTCGGCGTCGCGCTTGGCGGCGGCGTGCCGTACATGGCCGCGGCGCAGGAACCGGAGGCGGCTCAGGAAGCACCGGCGGACGAGCCGGCAGCAACGCCACGACCCTCGCCGCACACTCGCAGCCAGGCGCTGGCAGAGGGGCTGCAACGGCAGCTCGAAGCCGCCGCCCAGCTGCAACTGGGCGATGAGGACAAGTTCCTCGCACTCTGGCACCCGGCCAATACGGCAAAAGCCCGCGGCGTGCTCGTCATCGTACCGAGCGAAGGCGAAACCGCCGATTGGCCACGCGCAATCGGACCGCTACGGCGCGGCCTCCCCGAACATGGCTGGCATACCCTGAGCCTGACGCCCGCCGATCCGGCGTTGAGCCCTGGCCCGCGCCCGCCAGCGGCAGAAACCCCGACTGCAGAAGAAAAGCCCGAATCGGTGGAAGACACTGAGCCTGACGCCACCGATGCCCAGCCGGCCGCCGCGCAAACGACTTCGGCGGGCTACTTGCCTGAGCAGACGGCAGGCGCCGACAACGACGAATCAACGCCTACGCAAGACGAGCAGGACACGCCGTCGCCAACTGATGCCGAGCGTATGCTGGCGCGCCTGGATGCTGCCATCGAGCATGCGCGCACGCTGCAGGCACCGATGATCGTTATGGTCGGCCATGGCACCGGTGCCTACTGGGCAAGTCAGTACCTGACGCAGCTTCAGCCCAAGGAAGTCGGCCAGTTGATCGTGATTGATCCGCGCGCACCATCACGGCCCGATCAGCCAATAGAGACTTATATCGCAGCGCTGAAGATCGGCGTCGGTGATTTCTATACCAGCACTCGCCGGCCCGCCCAGGAGCAGGCGCTACAACGGCGCAACGCTGCGCGACGCGCAGATCATCCCGACTACCGCCAGGTGGCGCTGCCCGCAGTCGAGAACGACCGCTTCGGCGCGCAGGAACAACTAGTGCGCCGCGTGCGTGGCTGGCTGGACCGCAAGCCAGCACGGTAA
- a CDS encoding ABC transporter permease has protein sequence MATAISLPANEIAEPNLKQRLARAERVNKLKSQALILPLLLFVLLTFLIPIASLLWRSVENPEVVNTLPRTLAALAAWDGRGLPAEPAYQALAEDLYQARREQSLGDLSKRLNMELAGYRSLLTKTARALPFRETPASYQEALESLDERWGDPAFWQIIQRNDSAVTGYYLLAALDHRIDELGELAKVSPDQAVYLDIFARTFWMGLVITVICLLLAYPLAYLLANLPARQSNLLMILVLLPFWTSILVRVAAWIVLLQSGGLINGALLKMGLIDEPLQLVFNRTGVYIAMVHILLPFMILPIYSVMKNISPSYMRAAVSLGCHPFASFWRVYFPQTLAGVGAGSLLVFIIAIGYYITPALLGSPNDQMVSYFVAFYTNTTINWGMATALGGLLLLATMLLYVIYSWLVGASRLRLG, from the coding sequence ATGGCCACAGCAATATCCCTGCCGGCGAACGAGATCGCCGAGCCCAATCTGAAACAGCGACTGGCACGGGCCGAGCGGGTGAACAAGCTCAAGTCGCAGGCGCTGATCCTGCCGCTGCTGCTGTTCGTGCTGCTGACCTTCCTGATACCCATCGCCTCGCTGCTCTGGCGCAGCGTCGAGAACCCGGAGGTGGTGAACACGCTGCCGCGCACGCTGGCGGCGCTGGCCGCATGGGATGGTCGCGGACTGCCGGCCGAGCCCGCCTACCAGGCGTTGGCCGAGGACCTGTATCAGGCGCGCCGTGAACAGAGCCTGGGCGATCTGTCCAAGCGGCTGAACATGGAACTGGCCGGCTATCGCAGCCTGCTGACCAAGACCGCGCGGGCGCTGCCGTTCCGCGAGACACCCGCGTCGTATCAGGAGGCACTGGAGTCGCTCGACGAGCGCTGGGGCGACCCGGCGTTCTGGCAGATCATCCAGCGTAACGACAGTGCGGTGACCGGTTATTACCTGCTGGCGGCGCTGGATCACCGCATCGACGAGCTGGGTGAACTGGCCAAGGTCTCGCCGGATCAGGCGGTGTATCTGGACATCTTTGCCCGCACGTTCTGGATGGGCCTGGTGATCACGGTGATCTGTCTGCTGCTGGCCTATCCGCTGGCCTATCTGTTGGCCAACCTGCCGGCGCGGCAGAGCAACCTGCTGATGATCCTGGTGCTGCTGCCGTTCTGGACCTCGATCCTGGTGCGCGTGGCGGCTTGGATCGTGCTGCTGCAGTCGGGTGGGCTGATCAACGGCGCGCTGCTCAAGATGGGCCTGATCGACGAGCCGCTGCAGCTGGTGTTCAACCGCACCGGCGTGTACATCGCCATGGTGCACATCCTGCTGCCGTTCATGATCCTGCCGATCTACAGCGTGATGAAGAACATCTCGCCGAGCTACATGCGTGCGGCGGTGTCACTAGGCTGTCACCCGTTCGCCAGCTTCTGGCGGGTGTACTTCCCGCAGACGCTGGCCGGTGTCGGTGCCGGCAGCCTGCTGGTGTTCATCATCGCCATCGGCTACTACATCACCCCGGCACTGCTCGGCAGCCCGAACGACCAGATGGTCAGCTACTTCGTCGCTTTCTACACCAACACCACCATCAACTGGGGCATGGCCACGGCGCTGGGCGGTCTGCTGCTGCTCGCCACCATGCTGCTGTACGTCATCTACAGCTGGCTGGTCGGTGCCAGTCGCCTGCGGCTGGGTTGA
- a CDS encoding response regulator transcription factor has product MVFEVGLTDSRPPHALLSEREYSVFERLVQGDSVNDIAGKLALSSKTISTHKARLMQKLAAHSVADLVRYAMEHKLV; this is encoded by the coding sequence ATGGTCTTCGAGGTTGGCCTGACCGATTCGCGGCCGCCCCACGCGCTGCTTTCCGAACGCGAATACTCGGTGTTCGAACGGCTGGTGCAGGGCGATTCGGTGAACGACATTGCCGGCAAGCTGGCGCTGAGCAGCAAGACCATCAGCACCCACAAGGCCCGCCTGATGCAGAAGCTGGCGGCGCATTCGGTGGCCGATCTGGTGCGCTATGCCATGGAACACAAGCTGGTCTGA
- a CDS encoding ABC transporter substrate-binding protein, with translation MSNYLKLSALALGLVCAGQAAAENLTAVSFGGANKQAQVKAFYQPWEAAGHGRIVAGEYNGEMAKVKAMVDTNSVSWNLVEVESPELARGCDEGLFEELDPGVVGNPDDFVEGAIQPCGVGFFVWSTVLAYNADKLKSAPASWADFWDTEKFPGKRGLRKGAKYTLEFALMADGVPVKDVYKVLATKDGQNRAFRKLDQLKPHIQWWEAGAQPPQFLASGDVVMSSAYNGRIAAVQNESNLQIVWSGGIYDFDSWAIPKGAKSQEQARKFIAFTVEPQQQKAYSENIAYGPANTQAVSLLDEKRLAQMPTAPENIVDQVAMDVTFWADYGEQLEQRFNAWAAR, from the coding sequence ATGAGCAACTACCTGAAACTGTCCGCGCTGGCGCTCGGTCTCGTTTGTGCCGGGCAAGCGGCTGCCGAGAACCTCACTGCGGTGAGCTTCGGCGGCGCCAACAAGCAGGCCCAGGTGAAGGCCTTCTATCAGCCGTGGGAAGCCGCCGGTCACGGCCGCATCGTCGCCGGCGAATACAACGGCGAAATGGCCAAGGTCAAGGCGATGGTCGACACCAACAGTGTGTCGTGGAACCTGGTGGAGGTGGAGTCGCCGGAGCTGGCGCGCGGTTGTGACGAGGGGCTGTTCGAGGAGCTCGATCCGGGCGTCGTCGGCAATCCGGACGATTTCGTCGAGGGTGCGATACAGCCCTGCGGCGTTGGCTTCTTCGTCTGGTCGACAGTGCTGGCCTACAACGCCGACAAGCTGAAAAGCGCGCCGGCCAGCTGGGCGGATTTCTGGGATACCGAGAAATTCCCCGGCAAGCGCGGCCTGCGCAAGGGCGCCAAGTACACTCTCGAATTCGCGCTGATGGCCGACGGTGTGCCGGTCAAGGACGTCTACAAGGTGCTGGCCACCAAGGACGGCCAGAACCGCGCCTTCAGAAAGCTCGATCAGCTCAAGCCGCACATTCAGTGGTGGGAAGCCGGCGCGCAGCCGCCGCAGTTCCTCGCCTCCGGCGACGTGGTGATGAGCAGCGCCTACAACGGCCGCATCGCTGCCGTGCAGAACGAGAGCAACCTGCAGATCGTCTGGAGCGGCGGCATCTACGACTTCGATTCCTGGGCCATCCCCAAGGGCGCCAAGAGCCAGGAGCAGGCACGCAAGTTCATCGCCTTCACCGTCGAGCCGCAGCAGCAGAAGGCTTATTCCGAGAACATCGCCTACGGCCCGGCGAACACCCAGGCCGTGTCGTTGCTGGATGAAAAGCGCCTGGCACAGATGCCCACCGCGCCGGAGAACATCGTCGACCAGGTGGCGATGGACGTGACCTTCTGGGCCGACTACGGCGAGCAACTGGAACAGCGTTTCAACGCCTGGGCAGCACGCTGA